Part of the Bombina bombina isolate aBomBom1 chromosome 8, aBomBom1.pri, whole genome shotgun sequence genome is shown below.
tctcttttgagctctctctctccccctctcttttgcgctctctctcttcccccccagtcttttgcactctctctctcccccctcttttacactctctctctccctctctatctcccctctctctttctctctcccctctccctctctccatcttccctctctctcttccccctctctctctctctctctctctctctcccccctctctctctctatctcccctctctctctcccctctctctctctctctctcccccctctctctctcccctttctctctcccttctctctctctcccctctctctctctctctctctctcacactcccctctctctcactcccctctctctttctctctcccctctctctttctctctcccctctctctttctctctcccctctctctttctctctcccctctctctttctctctccctctctctttctctctcccctctctctgtctttctctctcccctctctctctctttctctcaatctcccctcactctctttctctcccctctctctctctttcccccctctctctctcccctctctcaacctctctctctcctctccccccctctctctccccccccccccccctctgtctctctctctctctcccctctctctctctcccctctctctctctcccctctctctctctcccctctctctcctctctctatctcccccctctgtctctctcccctctctctctatctcctccctctctttctctctctctctcctctctctccccccctctctctctccatctccccccctctgtctctctctcccctctctctctctctccccccccctctctctctctctctctctctctatctctctcccccctctctctctcctctctctctctctctctctctctctctctcccctctctcctctctctctctctcccctctctcctctctctcccccctctctctctctctctcccccctatctctctccccctctctctctatctctctcccccctctctctctctcccctctctctctctccccccccctctcctctctctctctcccccctctcctctctctctctcctctctctctatctcccccctctgtctctctatctcccccctctgtctctctctctccccccctctctctctcccccccctctctctctccccctctctatctccccccatctctctttctctctcccctctctctctcccctctttctctcccctctctctctccacatctcccctctctctcccctctttctttatcccctcttgatctctctctcccccctctcccctcttttgagctgtttgagctctctctacGGCATTTCACGGCCCTGCCcgcgcccccttcacgggccttcacgctaagccacgcccccttcacgggtcTCCACACTAGGCCACGCCCCACACACACACTCGGTCATGCCCACTTCtcacggcagtcggcagatcaggtagggaatccaaggccaggtgtgtttgtcctcgtgctttcTCTActttgcatgacagcttcggacaaacacacttggccttttatagtataggatatataaaaACATCATAACATTGGAGAAAATGCTATCAAAATCCTTAAAGGACcatgaaatacagtagaattgcaacaACAAATACATCATTAAAAGACAACACAATAACaaaatgaatttcaaatgagtagtagattttttttacttccaaaacgtatcatgtgacaactatcaaccaatcacaaaatataGGTATATGCTGTGatcccttgcacatgctcagtatgagctggtgccaTATAAAGTGTTCTaactgaaacattaaagggacattgtacactagatttttctttgcataaatgttttgtagatgatccatttaaatagcccacctgggagtgtttttgtaacaatgtatagctttgcttatattttaataacattgtgatgattttcagactcctaaccaagccccacagtgacaGATGTGTACTCGCCTTTACAGACTACTGTtggcttctttttttttatctaatctgtcttttcatatgcagggaagggggggttgcctgctcttcttgttttcccagcccctttcactgggtgtcccagcctaacctcattaacagtgctaaactgggagcttctaagtaagttttaaaaagattttatactggatttttagatcagtatctgtgcatcttattctttatagtagtgtctattgcatgcagttatatgaaaaaagtgcaaactgtccctttaaagtttaattttgactttagtatttctttaaagggacacaaagtcaaaatgaaactttcataattcagatagtctGTGCAAGTTTTACCCCTTTGCCGCACATGACACATGGTCTTCATCTGCACAATACTTAGTAGTGCAGATGACAACTTTGTGTCGTCATCCCAGGGGGTGTGAGTGCTTTCGGAGCTGATTGCTGTCTCCCCCTGCCCTTACCATTGCATCCCTGGTGATCTAGGGGCCTGGCATCACCAGGGGAATCTGAGGATGCCAATGATGTTACCATGGATGTCGCCAGACCCCGGAAACCTGGTAGTACCGGGTTGCTACagaaggcttaaagggatatgaaacaacaaaaaaaaacgtttgtgATTTGGACTGAGATTACCATTAtaaaaaaagtttcccatttatttcttttatcaaatttgctttgttcttaagatattctgtgctgaagagctacctaggtaggcatctggattactacatggcaggaaatagtgctgccatctagtgctcttgcaaattgataatttTCTTactaaattgctgccatctagtgctcttgcaaatggataattttcttactaaattgctgccatctagtgctcttgcaaatggataattttcttactaaattgctgccatctagtgctcttgcaaatggatcattTTCTTactaaattgctgccatctagtgctcttgcaaatggataattttcttactaaattgctgccatctagtgctcttgcaaatggatcattTTCTTactaaattgctgccatctagtgctcttgcaaatggataattttcttactaaattgctgccatctagagctcttgcaaatggataattttcttactaaattgctgccatctagtgctcttgcaaatggatcattTTCTTactaaattgctgccatctagtgctcttgcaaatggataattttcttactaaattgctgccatctagtgctcttgcaaatggataattttcttactaaattgctgccatctagtgctcttgcaaatggataattttcttactaaattgctgccatctagagctcttgcaaatggataattttcttactaaattgctgccatctagagctcttgcaaatggatcattTTCTTactaaattgctgccatctagtgctcttgcaaatggataattttcttactaaattgctgccatctagtgctcttgcaaatggatcattTTCTTactaaattgctgccatctagtgctcttgcaaatggatcattTTCTTactaaattgctgccatctagtgctcttgcaaatggatcattTTCTTactaaattgctgccatctagtgctcttgcaaatggatcattTTCTTactaaattgctgccatctagtgctcttgcaaatggatcattTTCTTactaaattgctgccatctagtgctcttgcaaatggataattttcttactaaattgctgccatctagtgctcttgcaaatggataattttcttactaaattgctgccatctagtgctcttgcaaatggataattttCTTACTAaattgctgccatttagtgctcttgcaaatggataattttcttactaaattgctgccatctagtgctcttgcaaatggataattttcttactaaattgctgccatctagtgctcttgcaaatggataattttcttactaaattgctgccatctagtgctcttgcaaatggataattttcttactaaattgctgccatctagtgctccagaaacgAGTCCTGAATGCAcatccctgctttaaaaaaaaaaaaaagatacaaaattaatgaagaaaattaataatagaagtaaattagaaagttgtttaaaatctcgtgctttatctgaatcgtgaaagaaaaatcttgtgtttcatatctctttaagggaGCTGAATGGAGGGGGCAAATgtttaaacccctcaatctcagctcccttaaaccatagaaacccccaagacccatAATTTGAAAGGTACCGTAATCCCTTGCCTGGAGATATTAAgttaaagtacattttttaaatGGGCCTGTAAGCCCTCCCCTAAAACCCCTAGATTTAAAGTCCAGAAGCCATTTTTAAAAACATGCCTCTAAATAGCTTTTAATAACCAGATGATCTCTGTGGTAATAGTGATTATCTGATCTGTATAATTGGGCATTTATTTGAGTACAGACTCATAGAAGCCCCTATGCGCAGATCAAAGTTACCTACATATACCAAAAGGGTCTTTTTCATATGTGGATAACACCTTTTTACAACAGAATTAGAAAAAAAACGCAAACACTATTTTTGTACAaccttatttattaatattttgataaaaaaaatacatttgttttacacattgtgttGCAGAGTTCTCACttgtcatgatatatatataaaataataatatattgtgaatctgctgggtctgctaaaaaaacccaatatataataggtgtgggtttctcactaaaaatgaCCTACAGTGGGGCTTAAATGTGAGTAGCATCTAAAAACTCaagaacagctcagcacagggtggaaatggctcagcaattAAAGAGCTAAACtattttacagtttacttctattaccaaatttgctttgtgctctttctATCCTTTAGTGAAGAGTATACCCAAACAGGTTCAGGATTGTGCACatgtttgtaataatgtttttaacaatgttacacattgttGTGCAATagaaggcagcagtgtttgcaacaatgtataacattgttacagatattgttgcaaacactgcataTAGTTCTTAAGATGAGCACACTCTCAATCCTACTTAAGTatgctctttaataaaggataccacgataacaaagttaaagggacattctggtcaaaatttaaatgcatctaGAAGAATtagatctttgaatagaaacatatttgccaatatacatgtattggcaaaaatgcttctagtaaaagttatcactcttctactgttaacatttttctctgcacatgcatgtgaagcatagctagatattcttagaacaccagcattttaaatactgcagttactCAGAATGCCAGTggggcatgtatcatgtcagcaattaacaaactgattaATTACTAGACAGTACAAGcaatttaggctgtctgagcaagtggTGTGTTTAACATGCTGGCGCACGGTACATACTTgaaaacacttttgaaacagctatagcatttattagaatcaatattGGACTCTATTTTGACTTTATATTCCCTTTAAAACTGTGGCCCCAATattcaaaatatctaaaaaaaaaagtggtcTGAACCTTGTTGTGCTGATAAGTGGTGATGtgcctcccataggatataatgggaattgcaacttcagcaaaagtctgcTGATATCGCCACAGAGCTGCGGGCTATCTATAAAGTGTGTTTATTCAAAATAGACTGTGTGTTCacgaaaataaataatattttttgcgtagtaacacttcaaattatgcatatgtatatttattttcactgtatattcactagatttgtcacactgggaaatatcgccACTAAAAAGCAGGTAAGACTGATATGACTGAAAAGGTAAAGCTAAGATGGAGGGgaatgctttgaatattagaaacccacagcAATGTTTCCCGATTAAAATATAGGTTACTACCATGGAACGCCCTTGAAACTCGCACGGAATGTCTATATTTTCTTCATGTCTGTGATtgactttgttaataaagacaaaaaaacaacagcttcctattaaaactatagggaTTGTaaagtataatgttagaatatataTTAAGAAAGAGCAATCGCcgttgcaatattcatatttccattataTTGAGAAAAAgcaatatttcacaatattgcccTCATGATTGCGCAATCATGATTTATAATGTTGCGATCacactgtagcaaacgtgttctatattaatatttgtatatctatagatatatattaatatagaacatgtttgctacagtgcgattacaataatataagtaaaacacgatcgcataatcgcaatattgtgaaatatgaatattgcaaatgcAACATCGCGATCGTAATATTCTAAAATTTGAATATTGAGAACGTGCAATAGCAATCTTAGCAAAAAAGAGCACCTcaggacacaatagaagattagtacaatcacatttacagtttacatacatatcctaacattatactatacaatatatatcgGGGCAAATTAATGCAttggccaacaaggccggtgcctagaacGTCAAATTTTGGGGGCGGCACTTTTCCGTTGCACTGAATATGTGGCCaggatttaaaaaaacattttttaattttgacagggccgcggtcacgtgaccggcttttcACCGAGGTCACGTGACGTTTTTGATCAGTTGCCCGCCTTCCTGTCTGTTGGCACCCCGCAAGAAGAACTTAGAAGAAGAGAAGTGGAGTTGAGTGTGATTGGTGGAGCGGAGCCTGAGGACTGGAGTGGGCTAACCTGGCTGAGTCTGACTTATCTCAGGTAGGGCAGTAGCTGTGTACAGTCAGTGTGGCTTAATCTAATGCCAccctcctcctctgctattttattgcctacagttacacacactgtgtgtacagTGTAGCctgtaggcaataaaatagcagaggaggagggCGGCATTAGATTAAGAACTAAGTCTTGAACTAATTTTAATGCATTCAttttaaaagcagttttttttaataagctCAATTTGCACGCCTCATATACTGCCCCACTGCCCAGCCACATTAAGAAGCAAAATAACTGCTTTTGAAATGAGCCGTTATGCACTTTAAaattttgaatgcctagggcaggacaaaacctaaatacgtcactgtatatatacattaagCGATGTATACCTgtatacatatttcatatacccacaatccccagcttctataggtgtattattaatatgtttaagtcactattgtattgtaagaaccGGGGGTTGAATTTCTGCTGacaaatgtaaattgtattgtcatacagtagtgtgtaaagggatcatttacattacagcgATGCTGCTCTGAATATATCGCCAGTATCAGAGCAGCAGTATCGCCACCCACTGAAATATATGGTAAAACACCTGCCTTGTGGCACTTTTGATCATCACGGCCTGTATCTACTGTCTGTCATGTTTAATATATGCTATAAAATGTACAGTTTAATGAAATGAAACTAATGACGTTGTAGATGCAATCGCACATCTGGCTTTAAAGTgtaataatattttcttttataaaatggACCCTGAAATACCATGCATAATACATGCaacttttaaagggccattatagtaaaaagcaTATACACTCTCATTCattagagcatatacttttatCACTAATAACCCTACAAAGTACTGCTCAGGAGTCTAAGAGAACTGCTGGTATGGAGTGGAACTgttactgatccaatcagcagtactaGTTATATGAACCTGCATGTAATTtatttcactataatggccctttaagtctctttaaagaaatatttactcATTGCCATTTAAGAATTTGTATGTCCTATTAAATAGAAAATTACAACAGAGAACTGGGCAGTACATGGCTAAGAAGGTTGGTTTGTTATCCTACAGCTGCTAAATTCAGATTTGGTAAGATATTTACATTGTGTCTAAGTCATAAATCACGGATCAGGAGGTGTCAGAGGGCTGAACACTGGGTGGGGGTCCCAGTCAGAGTATATGAGGAATCCTGTAAATACACTGTCAGTCCCCTCACTGGCATACAATCCTGGATAATCTCCCAGCTGCACCCACACTTCATCATCAGGTTCCAGGTgaagggcaatcccaccacacaaGCCCCCTGGTTTTGCAGTATCACCAGATTGAAAGAAAGAGGCCTGAGGATGTCCATTTTTCATTAGCTGCAAATGCAGGGATCCTCTGTAGACTGTGCCATGGAGGGAAAAGTAGTAGAGACCTGGCACAACACAGCGGAAGCGGCCTGTCTCTGGCTTGTAATGTCCCTGTTCATTGGCCAAAACTTTTCCAAAGGGAACTGGCTGGCCTGGGATAGGGGGGCTGCGGGACCCTGACAACTTGGCACTGAAGGCAGAGCGAGGGGTTACTGCACACTCCCCCTGTGGCCCCCTCTCACCTCGCAAGCCAGGGGTTCCTGTGCTACCTGGAAAACCTTGAACACCTGCAGCACCTGGAGAAAGAGAGGAAATGTTATATTTTGCAAAGATTCTGCTTTGGTTTAAAGACAAATTATGTACAATGTGAATCTTTTTTTACAGTGTCATCCGGGTTCACCGTCTTTTTACCCTAATCCAAAATCTCCTTTTAGTATCACCCTACAGGTTCAGGAAAAGCTTAATGCATAGCTCCCAACAGTCCCATGTTTTCTAGTAAGGTCCAAATTTTAAAGCTCTGCTTCTCCTGCCACATTCCCTACACTTTGTACATCCAGGAGATGACCTAAAAACCATAGcgtgaaatgtccacagcactgtatatatTCAATTATACTTTATTCAGACATATATAAAACTGCTATTTTATATATGTCTGAATAAAGTATAATTGAatatatacagtgctgtggacatttcacgTTTACTGGATTAACTGGTGGGGTTAGGCAGTTTTACCCCAGTCTTCACGTGCACtatctgcaggagtgctggcccttACTTGGATACTAAAAGCATAGCAACAGACCATCCCTGTCTGATGCCCTGTGCcaggatgaaaacatgtaaatgtcTGGCGGTATGTTCTATGTGTCATTCTTTAATGTCTATGTTCTGTCATGCTTAATCACCCTAAGGGAGGACAAACTCTGTTTCTCCCTCCTATCTGTAACACTCTGTGGGAGAAGGACTTAGATGTCCTTCAGCTTTCATTTGTCTGTATGGTTATGCAACCTTGCACATGAGGAATTGACTCTTATAGTTTCCCAATGTGTACAACTGCAAacgttggttaaaaataatatcagTCATTGCAATAtactaaaaattattatttaaaaccgCCCAAAACTATAGCTGTACATGTAAACTCTGTCTTTAAAAGGATGCTCTCATGTTTATCAGGATCCTATTTCTACACAAACCTTAACCCCAAGTCATGTTAAAAAAGTGCCCACTGTACAATGTCTGTGCTACAATGAGACCCTGTAGTTGAAGGGAAGATCCCATGTCCCCTACTTCCCCTGTCTGTTTTGCTATCTCACCCTGCATAGAGGGACATAAACCATATCCCATAATTTTCTCCTGCCTGGCTTGTGCCAGAGCAGTCATAAATGTCATGTCCCAAAGCTTGCTCCTGTCTTTATGACTATATAACCCTCAGGAGACTGAGGATCAAACTCTACATCCAATAGCTTCCTTTTATCTGTGTCACCATTACCGTACAGGGAGGAGATGGAATACCCTCTCCTTCAATGTGACACAAAGACATGCAGGCAAAAGATATAGGAAATGCAGTAATACCTCATGTCCCATAGCACACTCCTATGTGTCAGTTTGTCATCCTGCAGGATGGACAGACTCTATATCCCATACATTACTTCAGAGGAGGGACAGAATTCATGTCCAAATCTTCCTTTGTCTACGTCACTATTTCACATGTCCCATTCATTCCTCCTATCTGTGTCACGTTTTCATATTGGAAGGGAAAAACAGATTTAATGTCCAAAAGCACTCACCTATCTATGCTACATTACAGAAGAAGGTTGGACGGCATGTCCCATAACTTGTTAATATCACTGTTCATATCACCCTGCAGGTTAGGGATTGATCCCATGTCCTAGGCAGGATCTCTATCCCCATCAGTCACTATATTACAACACAAGTGAATATTAGAGACCATTTCTTATAGTACTTTCCTATCTCCTTCACAGTTATGTAAATATGGTTTGGTACCAGTGTGCCCTTGTTAAATACCTGGGTCTCCTGTGTCGCCTTTGGATCCATTTGCCCCTGCGGCACCATCTCTTCCATC
Proteins encoded:
- the C1QTNF5 gene encoding complement C1q tumor necrosis factor-related protein 5, yielding MAPSNKESDGVEFGHWKIIETNEVLMYSRSHREEELILLGISLIFHTLLQLALILLSCQLEDNQITPSCCSAPGIPGVPGTHGNVGIPGRDGRDGRDGAAGANGSKGDTGDPGAAGVQGFPGSTGTPGLRGERGPQGECAVTPRSAFSAKLSGSRSPPIPGQPVPFGKVLANEQGHYKPETGRFRCVVPGLYYFSLHGTVYRGSLHLQLMKNGHPQASFFQSGDTAKPGGLCGGIALHLEPDDEVWVQLGDYPGLYASEGTDSVFTGFLIYSDWDPHPVFSPLTPPDP